Proteins co-encoded in one Streptomyces sp. JH34 genomic window:
- the kdpA gene encoding potassium-transporting ATPase subunit KdpA codes for MSPVTAGALQLLALISALALVYRPLGDHMARVYSSEKHYRPEKWIYRAVGADPSAQMRWPAYLRAVLAFSAVSVLFLYALQRLQGILPGSLGFVSIDPDQAFNTAASFVANTNWQSYYGEQAMGHVVQTGGLAVQNFVSAAVGMAVAVALVRGFSRSRTGELGNFWADLVRGTVRVLLPISVVGAVVLVACGVIQNFSGIHEVGQFKGGAQQWNGGAVASQEVIKELGTNGGGYFNANSAHPFENPTPFSNLFEIFLILLIPFALTRTFGRMTGNLRQGYALLATTATIWIGFTALMMWTEFAHHGPALELAGGAMEGKEARFGIGGSSIFAVATTLTSTGAVNSFHSSYTGFGGGITMLGMQLGEIAPGGVGSGLYGMLVTAVIAVFIAGLMVGRTPEYLGRKIGVRQIKLAACYILVTPALVLGFTAVALALPTPADSMTNNGAHGFSEILYAYTSGANNNGSAFAGLDADTQWFNTTIGIAMLLGRFLPIVFVLALAGSLAEQRPVPDTAGTLRTDKPLFAGLLVGTILVLTGLTYFPALALGPLAEGLAS; via the coding sequence ATGAGCCCCGTAACAGCTGGTGCGCTCCAATTGCTCGCACTGATATCCGCGCTCGCCCTGGTATACCGTCCGCTCGGCGACCACATGGCCCGGGTGTACTCGTCGGAAAAGCATTACAGGCCGGAGAAATGGATTTATCGCGCCGTCGGAGCCGATCCTTCGGCCCAGATGCGCTGGCCCGCCTATCTGCGCGCCGTACTGGCGTTCTCCGCGGTGAGTGTGCTTTTCCTCTACGCGCTCCAGCGCCTCCAGGGAATCCTTCCCGGCTCGCTCGGCTTCGTGTCGATCGACCCGGACCAGGCCTTCAACACCGCGGCGTCCTTCGTGGCGAACACCAACTGGCAGTCGTACTACGGCGAACAGGCCATGGGTCACGTGGTCCAGACCGGCGGCCTGGCGGTCCAGAACTTCGTCTCGGCGGCGGTCGGGATGGCCGTGGCGGTGGCACTCGTACGGGGGTTCTCGCGCTCCCGCACCGGCGAACTAGGTAATTTCTGGGCGGATCTGGTGCGCGGCACCGTGCGCGTCCTGCTGCCGATCTCCGTGGTCGGCGCGGTCGTGCTGGTGGCGTGCGGTGTCATCCAGAACTTCTCCGGCATCCACGAGGTCGGGCAGTTCAAGGGCGGCGCACAGCAGTGGAACGGCGGCGCGGTCGCCTCGCAGGAGGTCATCAAGGAGCTGGGGACGAACGGCGGGGGCTACTTCAACGCCAACTCCGCGCACCCCTTCGAGAATCCGACCCCCTTCTCCAACCTCTTCGAGATTTTCCTGATCCTCCTGATCCCGTTCGCCCTGACCCGGACGTTCGGCCGCATGACCGGGAACCTCCGGCAGGGTTACGCGCTCCTCGCGACGACGGCCACCATCTGGATCGGGTTCACCGCCCTGATGATGTGGACCGAGTTCGCCCACCACGGCCCGGCCCTGGAGCTGGCCGGCGGGGCGATGGAAGGCAAGGAGGCCCGCTTCGGCATCGGAGGTTCGTCGATCTTCGCCGTGGCGACCACCCTGACGTCGACCGGTGCGGTCAACTCCTTCCACTCCTCGTACACGGGCTTCGGCGGCGGCATCACCATGCTGGGCATGCAACTGGGCGAGATCGCGCCCGGTGGTGTCGGTTCGGGCCTCTACGGCATGCTGGTCACGGCGGTCATCGCGGTGTTCATCGCCGGTCTCATGGTCGGCCGCACACCGGAGTACCTCGGCAGGAAGATCGGTGTCCGCCAGATCAAGCTCGCGGCGTGCTACATCCTGGTCACCCCGGCGCTGGTCCTCGGCTTCACCGCGGTGGCGCTCGCACTGCCGACCCCGGCCGACTCCATGACCAACAACGGTGCGCACGGATTCTCCGAGATCCTCTACGCCTACACCTCCGGGGCCAACAACAACGGCTCCGCCTTCGCCGGGCTCGACGCCGACACACAGTGGTTCAACACCACCATCGGCATCGCGATGCTGCTCGGCCGCTTCCTGCCGATCGTGTTCGTCCTGGCACTGGCCGGCTCGCTCGCGGAGCAACGGCC
- the kdpF gene encoding K(+)-transporting ATPase subunit F has translation MTAENMSGLVVAVSLLVYLVLALVYPERF, from the coding sequence GTGACCGCCGAGAACATGTCCGGCCTGGTCGTGGCCGTCTCCCTCCTGGTCTACCTCGTCCTCGCGCTTGTGTACCCGGAGAGGTTCTGA